One Nitrospirota bacterium DNA segment encodes these proteins:
- the rfbB gene encoding dTDP-glucose 4,6-dehydratase, which produces MQILVTGGAGFIGSNFIRYMLATHPEHTITNLDKLTYAGNLENLTDIKDLPNYTFFKADICDNLFIDSLEFDAIIHFAAESHVDRSILDSSPFLRTNVLGTQSLLEAAKKRNCRMLHVSTDEVYGSIENGLFTEESPIMPNSPYAASKASSDLLVRAYHETFGMDLIITRCSNNYGPYQFPEKLIPLVISSALQGKGIPVYGDGRNVRDWIHVTDHCRAIDLVFHRAKAGDIYNIGGRNELQNIQIIKSLLALIAEKTGADQEALLSLITYVKDRPGHDRRYAIDPTKIETSLGWKHETSFDQGLSETVDWYLANEAWWRRIISGEYLSYYASQYGERFSG; this is translated from the coding sequence ATGCAGATACTGGTCACCGGCGGCGCCGGATTCATCGGCTCGAACTTCATCCGCTACATGCTTGCAACGCACCCCGAGCATACGATCACCAACCTGGACAAACTGACCTATGCGGGCAATCTCGAAAATCTTACCGACATCAAGGATCTCCCAAACTATACCTTTTTCAAGGCTGATATCTGCGACAATCTTTTTATCGACAGCCTCGAATTCGATGCCATCATACACTTTGCCGCTGAGAGCCATGTAGACAGGTCTATCCTCGATTCCTCCCCGTTTCTTCGCACAAACGTACTAGGCACGCAGAGTCTGCTTGAGGCTGCAAAGAAACGCAACTGCCGGATGCTCCATGTTTCGACAGACGAGGTCTATGGCTCGATCGAAAATGGGCTTTTTACCGAAGAATCCCCGATCATGCCGAACAGTCCCTATGCTGCAAGCAAGGCGTCGTCAGACCTGCTGGTGCGGGCATATCATGAGACGTTCGGCATGGATTTGATCATAACGCGCTGCTCGAATAATTACGGTCCCTACCAGTTCCCTGAAAAACTTATACCTCTTGTCATCTCAAGCGCGCTGCAGGGCAAAGGCATCCCGGTATATGGCGATGGGCGGAATGTCAGGGACTGGATCCATGTAACTGATCATTGCAGGGCAATCGATCTCGTTTTCCACAGAGCAAAGGCAGGCGATATCTATAATATCGGGGGCAGGAACGAGCTGCAGAATATTCAGATCATTAAGAGCCTGCTTGCACTGATCGCCGAAAAAACGGGAGCGGACCAAGAAGCTCTCTTGAGTCTCATCACGTATGTAAAAGACCGCCCCGGACATGACAGAAGATACGCAATTGATCCGACAAAAATAGAGACTTCCCTCGGATGGAAACATGAAACGAGCTTCGACCAGGGACTCTCGGAAACCGTTGACTGGTATCTTGCCAACGAAGCGTGGTGGCGCCGTATCATCTCGGGTGAATATCTCTCATACTATGCGTCCCAGTATGGTGAAAGGTTCAGCGGATGA
- a CDS encoding acyl-CoA dehydrogenase family protein has product MDYLLTEEQVMIRDLARQVAEEKIVPVRAHLDETGEFPWDIMKVLAQSDLFGLFIPEEYGGLGKGCLELCLCVEELSRACVGVSTSYAANALGTYPLLLFGTDAQKKKYLPDIAAGKKLVAFGLTEANAGSDASGIQTTAKLDGDEYILNGTKQWITNGSVADVYTIIAITDRAKGPRGASAFVVEKGTPGFTFGKKEDKMGIRASITTELVFDNCRIPKENIIGKEGIGFIVAMKTLDSSRAGVGSQGLGVAQGAYEEAVKYARKRIQFGHPVISFQAVQHMLANMAMDIEAARSLVYSVARLVDSGAKDVSKESAMAKCFATDVGMRVTTDAVQVMGGSGYMKEYPVEKMMRDAKILQIYEGTNQIQRNVIGQEIIKEFARNNK; this is encoded by the coding sequence CGGGATCTTGCCCGGCAGGTTGCCGAAGAAAAGATTGTTCCTGTTCGGGCCCATCTGGATGAGACCGGTGAATTCCCCTGGGACATCATGAAGGTGCTCGCTCAGTCAGACCTCTTCGGCCTCTTCATCCCTGAAGAATACGGCGGTCTCGGCAAGGGATGCCTTGAACTCTGCCTCTGTGTTGAGGAACTGTCCCGCGCCTGTGTCGGTGTCTCAACGTCATATGCCGCCAATGCTCTCGGCACCTATCCGCTGCTTCTCTTCGGCACTGATGCGCAGAAGAAAAAATACCTTCCGGACATTGCAGCAGGCAAGAAACTCGTTGCCTTCGGTCTGACCGAAGCAAATGCAGGCAGCGATGCGAGCGGCATTCAGACAACCGCAAAACTTGACGGCGATGAATATATTCTGAACGGCACCAAACAATGGATCACAAACGGCAGCGTAGCAGATGTCTATACGATCATAGCGATCACCGACAGGGCAAAAGGACCCCGCGGCGCTTCGGCCTTTGTTGTCGAAAAAGGCACGCCCGGTTTCACCTTCGGCAAGAAAGAGGACAAGATGGGTATCAGGGCGTCCATAACGACCGAACTTGTTTTTGACAACTGCAGAATTCCGAAGGAGAACATCATAGGTAAAGAAGGTATTGGCTTTATCGTTGCGATGAAGACCCTGGACAGTTCGCGCGCAGGTGTTGGCTCGCAGGGACTTGGCGTTGCGCAGGGCGCCTACGAAGAAGCGGTAAAATATGCTCGCAAGAGGATCCAGTTCGGCCACCCGGTCATCAGCTTCCAGGCAGTGCAGCACATGCTGGCGAATATGGCAATGGACATCGAGGCGGCAAGGTCTCTTGTATACTCAGTTGCAAGACTGGTTGACAGCGGAGCAAAGGATGTGTCCAAGGAATCTGCCATGGCCAAGTGCTTTGCAACAGACGTAGGTATGAGGGTCACCACGGATGCGGTCCAGGTCATGGGCGGCTCAGGATACATGAAAGAGTACCCCGTCGAAAAGATGATGAGGGATGCCAAGATCCTCCAGATCTATGAAGGAACGAACCAGATTCAGCGCAATGTCATCGGTCAGGAGATTATCAAGGAATTCGCGAGAAACAACAAATAG
- a CDS encoding dTDP-4-dehydrorhamnose 3,5-epimerase family protein — translation MEGVIIKELNQFHADRGWLVEIYRDDELDFRPVMSYISMTKPGVSRGPHEHRDQSDYFCFFGNFRLYLWDNRRDSPTYQKQITFETEGKPHIAIVPPNVVHAYKNIGDGEGLVLNLPDKLYKGKGKMQPVDEIRYEGDPDAPFRVE, via the coding sequence ATGGAAGGCGTTATCATTAAAGAATTGAATCAGTTTCACGCTGATCGCGGATGGCTTGTAGAGATATACCGCGATGATGAGCTCGACTTCAGGCCTGTTATGTCGTATATCTCCATGACAAAACCTGGCGTCTCCCGCGGTCCGCATGAACACAGGGATCAGTCGGATTACTTCTGTTTCTTCGGCAATTTCAGGCTTTACCTGTGGGATAATCGCAGGGACTCTCCTACCTATCAGAAGCAGATTACCTTTGAGACGGAGGGGAAACCGCATATTGCAATTGTGCCGCCAAACGTTGTGCACGCATATAAGAATATCGGAGATGGCGAGGGACTTGTACTCAACCTCCCGGACAAGCTCTACAAGGGCAAGGGCAAAATGCAGCCTGTTGACGAGATCAGATATGAGGGTGATCCTGACGCTCCTTTCAGGGTTGAGTAA
- a CDS encoding CZB domain-containing protein — MKLRTTLQIAVGSLAVILLGLGTFAQISIKETMREISESNALREIQGSIAPRIIDHYKWAEGLAVGTILFGKDFQGKLDHRQCNLGKWYFAFIPPRGLEQSYKKIESPHERFHATAAKIIGAVKNGRQDIAKKIYEEETAPLLTETQTALSDFRGEVKKMVDAKAEAMISRQKQMRYISLALYAVILGASLAGSILLMKYLLSKLGGDPAQIAGIARRISEGDLTMELSSTGTESGILLAMKNMLDSLKKIVAEVKSSAISVASGSEELSTTSDQISRGIADQACRTQQIATASDEMSQTVGDIARNATNIASSATEANSLARDGQGIVNRSVEEVKSIAATVEESSRLMESLGGRSSQIGEIVTVISDIADQTNLLALNAAIEAARAGEHGRGFSVVADEVRKLAERTAAATGEISGMILAIQGEIRDAVSAMNNATEKAGRGVQYTSQAGTALARIVSSVEELQGMVQHIATAADEMSTTTEQVNGDIQSIAVGSQQMSSGTEQIARASTDLARLAEVLKGTVEHFRFTSKGRPEQASA; from the coding sequence ATGAAACTCAGAACAACGTTGCAGATCGCCGTAGGATCACTTGCAGTAATTTTGCTTGGGCTGGGAACATTTGCACAGATCTCGATCAAGGAGACAATGAGGGAGATTAGCGAATCCAATGCGCTTCGCGAGATCCAGGGCAGCATTGCACCAAGAATCATTGATCACTATAAATGGGCAGAGGGCCTTGCGGTTGGCACGATCCTCTTCGGAAAGGATTTCCAGGGCAAGCTCGATCACCGGCAGTGCAATCTGGGCAAGTGGTATTTCGCCTTCATTCCACCCAGGGGGCTTGAGCAGTCGTACAAAAAAATAGAAAGTCCCCATGAGCGCTTCCATGCTACCGCAGCAAAGATTATCGGGGCAGTAAAGAACGGAAGACAGGATATTGCAAAAAAGATCTACGAGGAGGAAACGGCTCCTCTTTTGACGGAGACACAGACTGCCCTCAGCGATTTCCGCGGAGAGGTCAAAAAAATGGTCGATGCGAAGGCTGAAGCAATGATCTCCAGACAGAAACAGATGCGCTATATTTCACTGGCACTATATGCCGTCATATTGGGAGCATCTCTTGCCGGATCCATCCTACTTATGAAATACCTCCTGAGCAAACTCGGCGGTGATCCTGCCCAGATCGCCGGTATAGCCAGACGAATCTCCGAAGGCGATCTGACGATGGAGTTGTCATCTACCGGCACGGAAAGCGGTATTTTACTGGCCATGAAAAATATGCTCGACAGTCTCAAGAAGATCGTTGCGGAAGTAAAGTCTTCCGCAATCAGCGTGGCTTCAGGAAGTGAAGAATTAAGCACCACATCCGACCAGATCAGCCGCGGCATAGCTGACCAGGCCTGCCGGACACAACAGATCGCCACGGCATCTGACGAGATGTCGCAGACAGTAGGAGATATCGCCAGGAACGCAACGAATATTGCATCTTCTGCAACGGAGGCCAATTCACTTGCCAGGGACGGACAAGGCATTGTCAACAGGTCGGTGGAAGAGGTGAAGAGCATCGCGGCAACGGTCGAAGAATCATCGCGTCTCATGGAGTCTCTTGGCGGGCGCTCGAGCCAGATAGGAGAAATCGTCACGGTGATTAGCGACATAGCCGATCAGACAAACCTGCTTGCCCTGAATGCTGCCATAGAAGCGGCCCGTGCCGGTGAACATGGACGAGGCTTTTCTGTTGTGGCTGATGAGGTAAGAAAACTGGCTGAACGCACTGCAGCTGCAACGGGAGAAATCAGCGGCATGATCCTGGCCATCCAGGGTGAAATCCGGGATGCCGTGTCGGCCATGAACAATGCCACCGAAAAGGCAGGACGGGGGGTTCAATACACATCTCAGGCAGGAACAGCACTGGCAAGGATTGTCAGCAGCGTAGAAGAGCTTCAGGGCATGGTTCAGCATATAGCGACCGCCGCAGATGAGATGTCTACAACGACCGAACAGGTCAACGGCGATATCCAGTCAATTGCAGTCGGCTCGCAGCAGATGTCCTCAGGAACTGAACAGATAGCCAGGGCATCCACTGACCTGGCAAGGTTGGCAGAGGTCCTGAAAGGTACGGTCGAACATTTCAGGTTCACCTCTAAAGGCCGTCCTGAGCAGGCCAGCGCCTAG